The following proteins come from a genomic window of Phnomibacter ginsenosidimutans:
- a CDS encoding methylenetetrahydrofolate reductase, translated as MKVTEHIQKAAGNTLVSFEVLPPLKGKTIQTLYDHLDPLMEFQPPWINVTYHRAETMFKKKADGSFDKVEVRKRPGTVGICAALRNHYNVDAVPHLICGGFSKQETENALIDLHFLGIDNVLVLRGDAEKNEPSFVPHPDGHRHATDLLKQVVDLNHGLYLEDDIQNGGKTNFCIGVAGYPEKHFEAPNLEIDLQYLKEKVDGGADYIMTQMFFDNQKFFEFEKACRAAGINVPIIPGLKPLTTKKQLTVLPRIFHVDLPTELSLEVMKCKSDAEVEQVGTEWLIQQSKELKAHGVPVLHYYTLGKPKVIWNVVKAIV; from the coding sequence ATGAAAGTAACGGAACACATACAAAAGGCCGCCGGCAATACATTGGTATCGTTTGAAGTGCTGCCTCCACTCAAGGGTAAAACCATTCAAACGTTGTACGATCACCTCGATCCGTTGATGGAGTTTCAGCCACCATGGATCAATGTGACTTACCACCGTGCTGAAACCATGTTTAAGAAAAAAGCCGATGGCAGTTTTGATAAAGTGGAGGTGCGGAAACGCCCCGGTACCGTAGGCATTTGCGCAGCACTGCGCAACCACTACAATGTAGATGCAGTGCCGCACCTGATTTGCGGTGGCTTTAGCAAACAGGAAACAGAAAACGCCCTCATCGATTTGCATTTTCTTGGCATCGACAATGTGCTGGTGCTTCGCGGCGATGCCGAAAAAAATGAACCCTCATTTGTGCCTCACCCCGATGGCCACCGCCATGCTACCGATTTACTAAAGCAGGTAGTAGACCTGAACCACGGCTTGTATTTGGAAGACGATATTCAGAATGGCGGTAAAACCAATTTTTGCATTGGTGTGGCCGGCTATCCCGAAAAACATTTTGAAGCCCCCAACCTGGAAATTGATTTGCAATACCTGAAAGAGAAAGTGGATGGTGGGGCAGATTACATCATGACGCAAATGTTTTTCGACAACCAGAAGTTTTTTGAGTTTGAAAAAGCCTGTCGTGCTGCTGGTATCAATGTGCCCATTATTCCCGGTTTGAAACCGCTGACCACCAAAAAGCAACTCACGGTATTGCCCCGTATTTTTCATGTAGACTTACCTACCGAGCTGAGCCTGGAAGTGATGAAATGCAAAAGCGATGCAGAAGTAGAACAGGTTGGTACCGAGTGGCTCATTCAGCAATCGAAAGAACTGAAAGCACACGGTGTGCCAGTATTGCACTACTACACCTTGGGCAAGCCCAAAGTAATTTGGAATGTGGTGAAAGCGATTGTGTAA
- the lptB gene encoding LPS export ABC transporter ATP-binding protein, translated as MRPLHLLQIISALQLTIQTNNLVKTYSGRTVVDHVSVHVTQGEIVGLLGPNGAGKTTNFYMVVGLIRPDEGEVFLNDINITKLPMYKRAQMGIGYLPQEASVFRKLSVQDNIMAVLEMTKLTKAERQHKMEQLLEEFNLGHVRHNNGDSLSGGERRRTEIARALAVDPKFILLDEPFAGVDPIAVEDIQTVVARLKYRNIGILITDHNVNETLSICDRAYLLIEGKIFRHGTAPELADDEQVRRLYLGTNFELRRKDWIIEMERDQAQKKQEATTNDASD; from the coding sequence ATGCGCCCCTTACATTTGCTGCAAATTATTTCAGCCTTGCAACTCACCATTCAAACCAACAATCTGGTAAAAACCTACAGTGGCCGCACCGTGGTGGATCATGTATCGGTGCATGTAACGCAGGGCGAAATTGTGGGCTTGCTCGGGCCCAATGGTGCCGGCAAAACCACCAACTTTTACATGGTGGTAGGCCTCATCCGGCCCGATGAAGGCGAAGTTTTTCTCAACGACATCAACATTACCAAACTGCCCATGTACAAGCGGGCACAAATGGGTATTGGTTATCTGCCACAGGAAGCCAGCGTGTTTCGAAAGTTGAGTGTGCAAGACAACATCATGGCAGTGTTGGAAATGACCAAGCTTACCAAAGCAGAGCGGCAACACAAAATGGAGCAGTTGCTGGAAGAGTTTAACCTGGGCCATGTACGCCACAACAATGGCGACAGCCTGAGTGGTGGCGAACGGCGCCGTACAGAAATAGCCCGTGCATTGGCGGTGGATCCCAAATTCATTTTGCTGGACGAACCCTTTGCCGGTGTAGACCCCATTGCGGTGGAAGACATTCAAACCGTGGTGGCCCGCCTCAAATACCGCAACATCGGCATCCTCATAACCGACCACAACGTAAACGAAACCCTCAGCATTTGCGACCGTGCTTACTTGCTCATTGAGGGTAAAATATTCCGCCATGGCACAGCGCCAGAACTGGCCGATGATGAACAGGTTCGGCGCCTCTACCTCGGCACCAACTTTGAGCTTCGCCGAAAAGACTGGATTATAGAAATGGAACGAGATCAGGCACAGAAAAAGCAAGAAGCCACAACCAACGACGCCTCCGATTAA
- a CDS encoding Crp/Fnr family transcriptional regulator: MSASLRDYIESIVSISDDEFDYILGAFVPITVAKGEVLLHQEHVCNYFYFVESGAIRMYTVRESGEESTRYINTEGQMGTALVSFMNHQPSFEAIQAIEKSEIQRISYTRFHELARKIPAWQQLYVTLLERALQYNIFRLETFLTMDAHARYEWLSQSHPEYLQRFPVKLLSSFLGISRETLSRLRAIN, encoded by the coding sequence ATGTCTGCATCATTACGTGATTATATTGAATCCATTGTTTCCATCAGCGATGATGAGTTCGACTACATTTTGGGAGCCTTTGTACCCATCACTGTAGCCAAGGGAGAAGTGCTGTTGCATCAGGAACATGTTTGCAATTATTTCTACTTTGTAGAATCTGGTGCCATCCGTATGTATACAGTCCGGGAAAGCGGCGAAGAATCTACCCGGTACATTAATACAGAGGGTCAAATGGGTACGGCACTGGTATCGTTTATGAACCATCAGCCTTCATTTGAAGCCATTCAGGCGATTGAAAAATCAGAAATTCAACGGATTTCCTATACCCGTTTTCACGAACTGGCCCGTAAAATTCCGGCATGGCAGCAACTCTACGTTACCCTGTTGGAGCGGGCACTGCAATACAATATTTTCCGCCTCGAAACCTTTTTGACCATGGATGCACATGCCCGGTATGAGTGGCTCAGCCAGTCGCATCCCGAATATTTACAGCGTTTTCCGGTCAAGCTTTTGTCCAGCTTTTTAGGCATCAGCCGCGAAACCCTCAGCCGCCTGAGGGCCATAAATTAA